In the Girardinichthys multiradiatus isolate DD_20200921_A chromosome 4, DD_fGirMul_XY1, whole genome shotgun sequence genome, one interval contains:
- the pop4 gene encoding ribonuclease P protein subunit p29 isoform X3, translating to MEDTEVCIPIPRDLVRRLGVEPHTSTKATKFTEAYLRNCIQQPTRLDVKSMVTHKAVILGYRRPKKDKTKKKSKKAKGLNARQKRKMKVFQIKPDHQRYELFLPLHELWRQYIIDLCGGLKPTSNPQFVQQKLLKADFHGAIVTVVRSKCPSYVGTTGILMQEFKHVFKIITKEDKVKVIPKRYSVFGVEIDGFVSHIYGNKFELRASERSVRKFKVKGSMDL from the exons ACACAGAAGTTTGCATCCCGATTCCTCGAGATCTAGTGAGGCGTCTTGGTGTTGAG cCTCACACCAGCACCAAAGCTACAAAGTTTACTGAAGCATATCTGAGGAACTGCATTCAGCAGCCAACACGCCTGGATGTGAAGAGCATGGTGACTCACAAGGCTGTGATCCTGGGCTACAGACGGccaaagaaagacaaaacaaagaaaaaaagtaagaaaGCCAAAGGACTCAATGCTCGACagaagaggaagatgaaagTTTTCCAGATCAAGCCTGACCACCAGAG GTATGAGCTTTTCCTGCCTTTACATGAGCTGTGGAGACAGTACATTATTGACCTGTGTGGTGGACTCAAACCAACAAG CAATCCACAGTTTGTGCAGCAGAAGCTTCTGAAGGCAGATTTTCATGGTGCCATCGTTACAG TGGTGCGCTCCAAATGTCCATCATATGTGGGGACTACAGGGATTCTCATGCAGGAATTCAAACATGTGTTCAAAATCATCACCAAAGAAGACAAAGTCAAAG TGATCCCAAAGAGGtacagtgtttttggtgtagaGATCGACGGCTTTGTTTCACACATCTACGGAAACAAGTTTGAGCTACGAGCCAGTGAACGCTCCGTTAGGAAGTTCAAAGTGAAAGGAAGCATGGACCTCTAA
- the pop4 gene encoding ribonuclease P protein subunit p29 isoform X2: MAPTKTVQKGIHLFLLRVTALNNYPDTEVCIPIPRDLVRRLGVEPHTSTKATKFTEAYLRNCIQQPTRLDVKSMVTHKAVILGYRRPKKDKTKKKSKKAKGLNARQKRKMKVFQIKPDHQRYELFLPLHELWRQYIIDLCGGLKPTSNPQFVQQKLLKADFHGAIVTVVRSKCPSYVGTTGILMQEFKHVFKIITKEDKVKVIPKRYSVFGVEIDGFVSHIYGNKFELRASERSVRKFKVKGSMDL, translated from the exons ACACAGAAGTTTGCATCCCGATTCCTCGAGATCTAGTGAGGCGTCTTGGTGTTGAG cCTCACACCAGCACCAAAGCTACAAAGTTTACTGAAGCATATCTGAGGAACTGCATTCAGCAGCCAACACGCCTGGATGTGAAGAGCATGGTGACTCACAAGGCTGTGATCCTGGGCTACAGACGGccaaagaaagacaaaacaaagaaaaaaagtaagaaaGCCAAAGGACTCAATGCTCGACagaagaggaagatgaaagTTTTCCAGATCAAGCCTGACCACCAGAG GTATGAGCTTTTCCTGCCTTTACATGAGCTGTGGAGACAGTACATTATTGACCTGTGTGGTGGACTCAAACCAACAAG CAATCCACAGTTTGTGCAGCAGAAGCTTCTGAAGGCAGATTTTCATGGTGCCATCGTTACAG TGGTGCGCTCCAAATGTCCATCATATGTGGGGACTACAGGGATTCTCATGCAGGAATTCAAACATGTGTTCAAAATCATCACCAAAGAAGACAAAGTCAAAG TGATCCCAAAGAGGtacagtgtttttggtgtagaGATCGACGGCTTTGTTTCACACATCTACGGAAACAAGTTTGAGCTACGAGCCAGTGAACGCTCCGTTAGGAAGTTCAAAGTGAAAGGAAGCATGGACCTCTAA